The Platichthys flesus chromosome 18, fPlaFle2.1, whole genome shotgun sequence genome includes a window with the following:
- the ccnk gene encoding cyclin-K isoform X1 has product MLKQSSAAGPSNVASPQPMKESRENFSMTGQTILDHIKPCWYWDKKDLAHTPSQSEGLDSATEARYRREGARFIFDVGTRLGLHYDTLATGIIYFHRFYMFHSFKQFPRYVTGGCCLFLAGKVEETPKKCKDIIKTARSLLNDVQFAQFGDDPKEEVMVLERILLQTIKFDLQVEHPYMFLLRYVKQLKGEKNKVCKVLQMAWTFVNDSLCTMLSLQWEPEIIAVAVMYLAGRLCKFDLQEWTAKQSSRSWWEQFVQDVPVGLLEDICHQILDLYSQGNKPIPQAMQEKERPPIPPIPAPPAPLGPPPVANPPPPPPKKTSPPGGSPARQLKRSHTSPKDEPKAPEQVGSKIPRLESPMPPLPTSQPPSDRKAPAPALPTEAEPGSEAAPPPPHAPPPHQPPPLPHRPPPPPPSNYIMSTTSSYMSGEGYQNLQSMMKTEGPSYAPMPPSYAPPLPQYHQHVYPPPAAPPPGPPPPPSTYPPPSLAPAYPPPGYNSYPPPPRMPPGHVPPGIGLPPTGYPPPVPGQQQVPLSLPPGMPLNRGGWMR; this is encoded by the exons ATGCTAAAG CAGTCGAGTGCAGCAGGTCCATCCAACGTTGCCTCCCCTCAGCCAATGAAGGAATCGAGAGAGAATTTCTCAATGACTGGCCAAACGATTCTGGACCACATCAAACCATGCTGGTACTGGGACAAGAAAGATTTGGCCCACACCCCATCTCAGTCCGAGGGCCTGGACTCGGCCACGGAAGCTCGATATCGGCGAGAAGGAGCCCGCTTCATATTTGACGTGGGAACCCGACTTGGCCT ACACTATGACACACTGGCAACTGGGATCATATATTTCCACCGCTTCTACATGTTTCACTCTTTCAAGCAGTTCCCTAGATAT GTGACGGGCGGTTGCTGTCTCTTCCTGGCGGGGAAAGTGGAGGAGACCCCGAAGAAGTGCAAAGACATCATTAAAACCGCCCGCAGCTTACTGAACGATGTGCAGTTTGCTCAGTTTGGAGATGACCCGAAG GAAGAGGTGATGGTTTTGGAGAGAATCTTGCTCCAGACTATCAAATTTGACCTGCAGGTGGAGCACCCCTACATGTTCCTGCTGCGCTATGTCAAGCAGCTGAAAG GGGAAAAGAATAAAGTGTGCAAGGTGCTGCAAATGGCATGGACGTTTGTCAATGACAG CTTGTGCACCATGCTGTCTCTGCAGTGGGAGCCAGAGATTATCGCGGTTGCCGTCATGTACCTGGCTGGCCGCCTCTGCAAGTTCGACCTCCAGGAGTGGACCGCCAAGCAGTCGTCGCGCAGCTGGTGGGAGCAGTTTGTCCAGGACGTCCCGGTTGGGCTCCTTGAAG ACATTTGCCACCAGATCCTGGACCTGTACTCGCAGGGCAACAAGCCCATCCCTCAGGCGATGCAGGAGAAGGAGCGTCCGCCTATTCCTCCaatccctgctcctcctgccccACTCGGACCACCCCCAGTTGCCAaccctcctcccccacccccaaaGAAGACATCCCCTCCGGGTGGCAGCCCTGCACGCCAGCTCAAACGTTCACAT ACGTCCCCCAAAGATGAACCAAAGGCTCCAG AACAAGTCGGGTCAAAGATCCCTAGACTGGAGAGCCCAATGCCCCCCCTGCCAACGTCGCAGCCTCCCTCAG ACCGCaaagctccagctccagcacttCCCACAGAGGCCGAACCAGGAAGTgaggctgctcctcctcccccgcaCGCGCCGCCTCCACACCAGCCCCCTCCGCTGCCCCATCGccctcctccgccgccgcccTCCAACTATATCATGTCCACCACCAGCTCCTACATGTCCGGGGAGGGCTATCAGAACCTGCAGTCCATGATGAAGACGGAGGGCCCCTCCTACGCCCCCATGCCGCCCAGCTATGCTCCTCCATTACCGCAATACCACCAACACGTGTATCCGCCGCCTGCAGCACCACCTCCAggccctccacctcctccttccacctACCCGCCACCCAGCTTGGCCCCGGCCTATCCGCCTCCAGGTTACAATAGCTACCCTCCGCCACCACGTATGCCACCAGGGCACGTGCCTCCAGGAATAGGCCTTCCACCTACAGGGTACCCGCCTCCTGTGCCAGGACAGCAACAAGTCCCCCTGTCCCTTCCACCCGGCATGCCCCTGAACCGGGGTGGATGGATGAGATGA
- the ccnk gene encoding cyclin-K isoform X2, giving the protein MLKSSAAGPSNVASPQPMKESRENFSMTGQTILDHIKPCWYWDKKDLAHTPSQSEGLDSATEARYRREGARFIFDVGTRLGLHYDTLATGIIYFHRFYMFHSFKQFPRYVTGGCCLFLAGKVEETPKKCKDIIKTARSLLNDVQFAQFGDDPKEEVMVLERILLQTIKFDLQVEHPYMFLLRYVKQLKGEKNKVCKVLQMAWTFVNDSLCTMLSLQWEPEIIAVAVMYLAGRLCKFDLQEWTAKQSSRSWWEQFVQDVPVGLLEDICHQILDLYSQGNKPIPQAMQEKERPPIPPIPAPPAPLGPPPVANPPPPPPKKTSPPGGSPARQLKRSHTSPKDEPKAPEQVGSKIPRLESPMPPLPTSQPPSDRKAPAPALPTEAEPGSEAAPPPPHAPPPHQPPPLPHRPPPPPPSNYIMSTTSSYMSGEGYQNLQSMMKTEGPSYAPMPPSYAPPLPQYHQHVYPPPAAPPPGPPPPPSTYPPPSLAPAYPPPGYNSYPPPPRMPPGHVPPGIGLPPTGYPPPVPGQQQVPLSLPPGMPLNRGGWMR; this is encoded by the exons ATGCTAAAG TCGAGTGCAGCAGGTCCATCCAACGTTGCCTCCCCTCAGCCAATGAAGGAATCGAGAGAGAATTTCTCAATGACTGGCCAAACGATTCTGGACCACATCAAACCATGCTGGTACTGGGACAAGAAAGATTTGGCCCACACCCCATCTCAGTCCGAGGGCCTGGACTCGGCCACGGAAGCTCGATATCGGCGAGAAGGAGCCCGCTTCATATTTGACGTGGGAACCCGACTTGGCCT ACACTATGACACACTGGCAACTGGGATCATATATTTCCACCGCTTCTACATGTTTCACTCTTTCAAGCAGTTCCCTAGATAT GTGACGGGCGGTTGCTGTCTCTTCCTGGCGGGGAAAGTGGAGGAGACCCCGAAGAAGTGCAAAGACATCATTAAAACCGCCCGCAGCTTACTGAACGATGTGCAGTTTGCTCAGTTTGGAGATGACCCGAAG GAAGAGGTGATGGTTTTGGAGAGAATCTTGCTCCAGACTATCAAATTTGACCTGCAGGTGGAGCACCCCTACATGTTCCTGCTGCGCTATGTCAAGCAGCTGAAAG GGGAAAAGAATAAAGTGTGCAAGGTGCTGCAAATGGCATGGACGTTTGTCAATGACAG CTTGTGCACCATGCTGTCTCTGCAGTGGGAGCCAGAGATTATCGCGGTTGCCGTCATGTACCTGGCTGGCCGCCTCTGCAAGTTCGACCTCCAGGAGTGGACCGCCAAGCAGTCGTCGCGCAGCTGGTGGGAGCAGTTTGTCCAGGACGTCCCGGTTGGGCTCCTTGAAG ACATTTGCCACCAGATCCTGGACCTGTACTCGCAGGGCAACAAGCCCATCCCTCAGGCGATGCAGGAGAAGGAGCGTCCGCCTATTCCTCCaatccctgctcctcctgccccACTCGGACCACCCCCAGTTGCCAaccctcctcccccacccccaaaGAAGACATCCCCTCCGGGTGGCAGCCCTGCACGCCAGCTCAAACGTTCACAT ACGTCCCCCAAAGATGAACCAAAGGCTCCAG AACAAGTCGGGTCAAAGATCCCTAGACTGGAGAGCCCAATGCCCCCCCTGCCAACGTCGCAGCCTCCCTCAG ACCGCaaagctccagctccagcacttCCCACAGAGGCCGAACCAGGAAGTgaggctgctcctcctcccccgcaCGCGCCGCCTCCACACCAGCCCCCTCCGCTGCCCCATCGccctcctccgccgccgcccTCCAACTATATCATGTCCACCACCAGCTCCTACATGTCCGGGGAGGGCTATCAGAACCTGCAGTCCATGATGAAGACGGAGGGCCCCTCCTACGCCCCCATGCCGCCCAGCTATGCTCCTCCATTACCGCAATACCACCAACACGTGTATCCGCCGCCTGCAGCACCACCTCCAggccctccacctcctccttccacctACCCGCCACCCAGCTTGGCCCCGGCCTATCCGCCTCCAGGTTACAATAGCTACCCTCCGCCACCACGTATGCCACCAGGGCACGTGCCTCCAGGAATAGGCCTTCCACCTACAGGGTACCCGCCTCCTGTGCCAGGACAGCAACAAGTCCCCCTGTCCCTTCCACCCGGCATGCCCCTGAACCGGGGTGGATGGATGAGATGA